A stretch of Carboxydothermus pertinax DNA encodes these proteins:
- a CDS encoding extracellular solute-binding protein has product MKRIFVLLSLFFLLIFGAAGCQEKGATPAKTTTPKNPEVILATTTSTVDTGLLDQLKPEFEQKTGYKLKIVAVGTGQALKMGEKGEADVLLTHAPKDEEALVAKGYVIDRQPVMHNDFIIVGPKNDPAGVKSAKDLNEALKRIYEKKALFISRGDDSGTDKKEKSLWKAAGLNPKGQSWYKEAGVGMGACLQLASEKQGYSLTDRGTYLAYKGKIDLALIREKDPGLINYYHVMLVNPKKYPKVNYEGAKKFAEFLLSPEVQKEISEFKKNLYGQSLFIPDAHK; this is encoded by the coding sequence ATGAAGCGGATTTTTGTCTTGTTAAGTTTGTTTTTTTTGCTAATTTTTGGAGCCGCTGGTTGCCAGGAAAAAGGGGCAACCCCAGCTAAAACCACTACCCCCAAAAATCCTGAAGTGATCTTGGCTACCACCACCAGCACGGTGGATACCGGTCTTTTAGACCAGTTAAAGCCGGAATTTGAGCAAAAAACCGGTTACAAACTTAAAATTGTGGCGGTGGGCACCGGCCAGGCCCTGAAAATGGGGGAAAAGGGGGAAGCGGATGTTCTTTTAACCCACGCGCCGAAAGATGAAGAGGCCCTGGTAGCCAAAGGGTATGTGATTGACCGGCAACCGGTAATGCATAATGATTTTATTATTGTAGGTCCTAAAAATGACCCGGCAGGGGTGAAATCGGCTAAAGATTTAAACGAAGCTTTAAAGCGGATTTATGAGAAAAAGGCCCTTTTTATCTCCCGGGGAGATGATTCCGGGACCGATAAAAAAGAAAAAAGCCTCTGGAAAGCTGCTGGGCTAAATCCCAAAGGACAATCATGGTACAAGGAAGCAGGGGTGGGCATGGGAGCGTGCTTGCAGCTTGCTTCGGAAAAACAGGGGTATTCTTTAACCGACCGGGGTACATACCTTGCTTATAAAGGGAAGATTGACCTGGCGCTGATCCGGGAAAAAGACCCGGGACTTATAAATTATTATCACGTAATGTTAGTAAACCCCAAAAAATATCCCAAGGTAAATTATGAAGGGGCCAAAAAGTTTGCTGAATTTTTGTTAAGCCCGGAGGTCCAAAAAGAAATAAGCGAATTTAAGAAAAATTTGTACGGTCAATCGTTATTTATTCCTGATGCGCATAAATAG
- a CDS encoding ABC transporter permease: MEFIWEGIKESIRLILNGDPELYQILHLTLKVSLTATLLAAIVGLPLGAFLGRKKFWGQKIILGIFNALLGLPPVVVGLWLTLFLWRSGPLGNLNLLYTPKAMILAQFCIALPEVIVFTAVAFSQISESFFRQVKALGASRKQQLYLLLKEVRLGLLAAVIAGFGAAISEVGASIMVGGNIYQETRVLTTSILLEVGRGNFGLAIGLSLILMVISFSVVGILTYWQRKGY; the protein is encoded by the coding sequence ATGGAATTTATCTGGGAAGGGATTAAAGAAAGTATTCGTTTAATTTTAAATGGAGACCCGGAACTTTACCAAATTTTACATCTTACTTTAAAAGTAAGCCTAACGGCAACTTTGTTAGCGGCAATTGTGGGTTTACCGCTAGGTGCTTTTTTAGGTCGTAAAAAATTTTGGGGTCAGAAAATAATTCTTGGAATCTTTAATGCTCTTTTAGGCCTGCCGCCGGTGGTGGTAGGCCTTTGGCTTACTTTGTTTTTATGGCGAAGCGGCCCTCTGGGAAACTTAAACCTTTTGTATACTCCAAAAGCGATGATTTTAGCCCAGTTTTGTATTGCTTTACCGGAAGTAATAGTCTTTACCGCTGTGGCTTTTAGCCAAATTTCCGAGAGTTTTTTCCGTCAGGTCAAAGCTTTAGGGGCAAGCCGTAAGCAGCAGCTTTACCTGCTATTAAAAGAAGTGCGGCTAGGGTTATTAGCAGCGGTGATTGCCGGCTTTGGCGCTGCTATTTCCGAAGTTGGGGCTTCTATTATGGTGGGAGGCAATATCTATCAGGAGACTCGAGTCTTGACTACCTCAATTTTACTGGAAGTTGGCCGGGGAAATTTTGGTCTGGCCATTGGGTTAAGCCTTATTTTAATGGTAATTTCTTTTAGTGTAGTGGGGATACTTACTTACTGGCAGAGAAAGGGTTATTAA
- a CDS encoding ABC transporter ATP-binding protein — MVKIQNLRVFRGKKQILQIDKLEAVEGERIGLFGPNGSGKSTLLRSLALIEPESSDAVFYESLDSSWPIGYLMQEPYFFRGSVEENLVLPLKLRKVSAKIIKKKLREFTEKYNLEPLLKKNPQALSGGEKQKVNLLRTLIYEPRYLFLDEPFNGIDALTKKELNKYLENYLNQDKRRLLIYVSHDLKELLTWGKRFWYLKEGEIKFDLDKEEFLKINYQTLEDNYLKLLLEE, encoded by the coding sequence ATGGTTAAGATACAAAATTTACGAGTTTTTCGGGGCAAAAAGCAAATATTGCAGATTGATAAGCTGGAGGCGGTCGAAGGCGAGAGAATTGGTCTTTTTGGACCTAACGGCTCCGGAAAGTCAACTTTGCTAAGAAGCCTTGCCTTAATTGAACCGGAAAGTAGTGATGCGGTTTTTTATGAAAGCCTAGATAGCAGCTGGCCTATTGGTTATTTAATGCAGGAGCCGTATTTTTTTCGGGGTAGTGTGGAAGAAAATTTAGTACTGCCCTTAAAACTTAGAAAGGTTTCCGCAAAGATAATTAAAAAAAAGCTACGGGAGTTTACCGAAAAATATAATTTAGAACCACTCTTAAAGAAAAACCCCCAGGCTTTATCCGGGGGCGAAAAGCAAAAAGTTAATTTACTTAGAACTTTAATTTATGAGCCGCGATATTTATTTTTAGATGAGCCGTTTAACGGGATCGATGCTCTTACGAAGAAAGAACTTAATAAATATCTGGAAAATTATTTAAACCAGGACAAGAGGCGCCTTTTAATTTATGTGAGCCACGATTTAAAGGAACTTTTAACCTGGGGTAAGCGGTTTTGGTATTTAAAAGAGGGGGAAATTAAATTTGACTTAGATAAGGAAGAGTTCTTAAAAATTAATTATCAAACCTTGGAAGATAACTATTTAAAATTATTACTGGAGGAGTAG
- a CDS encoding winged helix-turn-helix domain-containing protein — protein MKVKTKIWIDEGGKVVFGEGRYLILKTALELGSLKASAEKLGLSYRAAWGKIKATEKLLGIKLVESSRGRNGGITLTNDAQKLIAQYEQLKRDIRDYADQKFREKFLKIILEEKGKN, from the coding sequence ATGAAAGTTAAAACAAAAATCTGGATTGATGAAGGTGGAAAAGTAGTTTTTGGGGAAGGACGGTATTTAATCTTAAAAACGGCTTTAGAGCTCGGTTCTTTAAAGGCCTCGGCGGAAAAGCTTGGTCTTTCGTACCGGGCAGCCTGGGGCAAAATTAAAGCAACAGAGAAGCTTTTAGGGATTAAACTGGTGGAAAGCAGTCGAGGAAGAAACGGCGGCATTACCTTAACAAATGATGCCCAAAAATTAATAGCCCAATATGAACAATTAAAAAGGGATATTAGAGACTATGCCGACCAAAAATTTCGGGAAAAATTTTTAAAAATTATTTTAGAGGAAAAAGGGAAAAATTAA
- a CDS encoding YbaK/EbsC family protein, whose protein sequence is MDALLRVKEFLQRQNPPVEVIILEADTSTAPLAAKALGVEVGAIAKTIVAVGKSKAVLVVAAGDVKLDFKKLKAITGEKMRLARAEEVEELTGFKPGGVCPFALKKPLPILIDESLERFPVVYAAAGSPNSAVPITVSRLLEITGGQKCRVTE, encoded by the coding sequence ATGGATGCTCTTCTAAGAGTTAAAGAGTTTTTGCAACGGCAAAACCCCCCGGTTGAGGTTATTATTTTAGAGGCCGACACCAGCACCGCTCCTTTGGCGGCAAAGGCTTTAGGTGTGGAAGTGGGGGCTATTGCCAAAACCATTGTGGCTGTTGGCAAAAGCAAAGCGGTTTTAGTAGTAGCTGCAGGGGATGTAAAGCTTGATTTTAAAAAGTTAAAAGCAATAACGGGGGAGAAAATGCGTTTAGCCCGGGCGGAAGAAGTGGAGGAGTTAACCGGCTTTAAGCCCGGCGGGGTTTGTCCTTTTGCTTTAAAAAAGCCTCTTCCGATATTAATCGATGAATCTTTGGAGCGTTTTCCGGTAGTTTATGCTGCGGCTGGTTCTCCCAATTCGGCGGTCCCGATAACGGTATCAAGGCTTTTAGAAATAACCGGAGGCCAAAAATGCCGGGTAACGGAGTGA
- the proB gene encoding glutamate 5-kinase — MREILKNVRRLVVKIGSSSLTHPETGKINLAAMERFVRECADLKNAGFEVIIVSSGAIAAGMGRLALPEKPKNLPEKQACAAVGQGVLMHLYEKFFSEYQVVAAQVLLTGEDLAVRKRFLNAKHTFRALLNYNVVPVVNENDTVAVEEIRFGDNDTLSARVAVLVEADLLVLLSDIDGLYTADPRKNSNARFIPEVLEINEEIEKLAGGSGTAVGTGGMETKIEAAKTAVNAGIPLVIARADYGNLRRILRGEEVGTLFYPKKKKHWKKQWLLSGARVQGSIIVDLGAEEALCSGGKSLLPSGVLGVEGEFPAGAIVVIKNLKGRVIAKGLTNYAAQDILKIKGLHSWEIADVLGHKDYDEIIHRDSLVLVD, encoded by the coding sequence ATGCGCGAAATATTAAAAAATGTCCGCCGGCTGGTTGTAAAAATCGGTTCTTCGTCCTTGACCCACCCCGAGACGGGGAAAATTAACCTTGCGGCCATGGAGCGTTTTGTAAGGGAATGTGCCGATTTAAAAAATGCAGGATTCGAAGTAATTATTGTATCTTCCGGGGCAATAGCTGCCGGAATGGGAAGGCTTGCCCTTCCAGAAAAGCCGAAAAATTTGCCGGAAAAACAAGCATGTGCTGCGGTAGGCCAGGGGGTATTAATGCATTTATACGAAAAATTTTTTTCCGAATACCAGGTAGTTGCGGCCCAGGTCCTCTTAACCGGGGAAGATTTGGCGGTAAGAAAGCGTTTTTTGAACGCCAAACATACTTTCCGTGCTCTTTTAAATTACAACGTTGTGCCGGTGGTTAACGAAAATGATACCGTAGCGGTGGAGGAAATCCGCTTTGGGGATAACGATACTTTATCGGCCCGGGTGGCGGTACTGGTGGAAGCTGACCTTTTAGTGCTCCTTTCCGATATTGATGGCTTGTATACCGCTGACCCCAGGAAGAATAGTAATGCCCGTTTTATTCCTGAGGTTTTGGAAATTAATGAGGAAATCGAAAAGCTGGCCGGGGGAAGCGGGACGGCAGTTGGTACCGGCGGGATGGAGACCAAAATAGAGGCGGCGAAAACAGCAGTAAATGCAGGGATACCTCTGGTAATTGCCCGGGCAGATTATGGCAATTTGCGGCGAATTTTAAGAGGGGAAGAGGTTGGAACTCTTTTTTATCCCAAAAAGAAAAAGCACTGGAAAAAGCAGTGGCTGTTATCCGGGGCAAGAGTGCAGGGAAGTATCATAGTTGATTTGGGAGCTGAAGAAGCCCTTTGCAGTGGAGGAAAGAGTCTTTTGCCTTCGGGAGTGCTGGGAGTGGAAGGAGAATTTCCGGCAGGAGCTATAGTTGTGATTAAAAATTTAAAGGGCCGGGTGATTGCTAAAGGGCTTACCAATTATGCGGCTCAGGATATTTTAAAAATTAAGGGACTTCATTCCTGGGAAATAGCTGACGTTTTAGGCCATAAGGATTATGACGAAATTATTCACCGGGATAGTTTGGTGCTGGTGGACTGA
- a CDS encoding glutamate-5-semialdehyde dehydrogenase — MEEVLNLAKKAKEASKKLSKLSTEQKNRALLKIAQYLEDNIEKILKENQKDLAEAKKGGLSPAFIERLTLNEKRILDMAEGVRQVAKLPDPVGEVLGMTRRPNGLVIGQVRVPLGVVGIIYESRPNVTVDAAALCLKAGNAVILRGGKEAFNSNLALVELMEDALKSEGIPEGAVGMIKTTSRDAANYLMRLNGYLDVLIPRGGAGLIKTVVDNSTVPVIETGVGNCHVYVEEEADLEMAERIIINAKCQRPAVCNAMETLLVHEKIAPVFLPQIGKALKENGVEIRGCEVTRRYIPDALPATEEDYYTEFLDLILAVRVVRDLDEAIAHIAKYGSGHSEAIVTNDYFKAKRFTEEVDAAAVYVNASTRFTDGFEFGFGAEIGISTQKLHARGPMGLKELTTTKYVIYGTGQIRA, encoded by the coding sequence ATGGAAGAAGTGTTAAATTTAGCTAAGAAAGCAAAGGAAGCTTCGAAAAAACTTTCCAAGCTAAGTACCGAGCAAAAAAACCGGGCGCTCCTCAAAATTGCCCAATACCTTGAGGACAACATTGAAAAAATTTTAAAGGAAAACCAAAAAGATTTGGCAGAAGCGAAAAAAGGCGGTCTATCGCCGGCTTTTATTGAAAGGCTTACGTTAAACGAGAAAAGGATTTTGGATATGGCGGAAGGGGTAAGGCAGGTAGCCAAACTTCCCGACCCCGTTGGTGAAGTTCTCGGAATGACCCGCCGACCCAATGGCCTTGTAATTGGTCAGGTGCGGGTACCCCTGGGGGTGGTAGGGATTATTTATGAATCCCGGCCCAACGTAACCGTAGATGCAGCGGCTTTGTGCCTTAAAGCAGGAAATGCAGTAATCTTACGGGGAGGAAAAGAAGCTTTTAATTCAAATCTCGCTTTAGTGGAGCTTATGGAGGATGCCTTGAAGAGCGAGGGAATTCCCGAAGGGGCCGTGGGGATGATTAAAACCACCAGCCGGGATGCGGCTAACTATTTAATGCGGCTGAATGGCTATTTGGATGTGTTAATTCCCCGGGGTGGTGCCGGTTTAATTAAAACGGTGGTGGATAACAGTACGGTTCCGGTAATTGAAACGGGAGTAGGTAACTGCCACGTTTACGTGGAAGAAGAAGCGGACCTGGAAATGGCTGAAAGGATAATCATTAATGCCAAATGCCAGCGGCCGGCGGTATGTAACGCTATGGAAACCCTGCTGGTGCACGAAAAAATTGCTCCGGTCTTCCTACCCCAAATTGGAAAGGCCTTAAAAGAAAATGGGGTGGAAATTAGGGGGTGTGAGGTAACCCGCCGGTATATTCCCGACGCCTTACCGGCAACAGAAGAAGATTACTACACGGAATTTTTAGACCTTATCTTGGCGGTGCGGGTGGTTCGGGATTTAGATGAAGCAATAGCCCATATTGCGAAATACGGTTCGGGCCATTCGGAAGCAATTGTTACCAATGACTATTTTAAAGCCAAAAGGTTTACCGAGGAAGTGGATGCGGCGGCGGTTTACGTCAACGCCTCTACTCGTTTTACCGATGGCTTTGAGTTTGGTTTTGGGGCGGAGATTGGGATTTCTACCCAGAAGCTTCATGCCCGGGGTCCCATGGGCCTCAAAGAATTAACTACTACCAAGTACGTTATATACGGGACCGGGCAAATTCGCGCTTAG